One segment of Anatilimnocola aggregata DNA contains the following:
- a CDS encoding complex I subunit 4 family protein translates to MDPALLLLSLIVFLPVIAALIIALIPADQVDMIRYVTLAATGVVLVLCVIGFLGNSPTAYDTAEAQMQNTFNVAWIPSFDIEYLMGLDGISFPLVMLTAFVSVLAMGASWSITKYVKGYCILFLLLETGMLGVFMALDFFLFYVFWEVMLLPMYFLIGVWGGPRKEYAAIKFFLYTLLGSVLMLIAILMLYFAGDLQTLRNEYVAQPDSTDRPIRWEELHLGDAVNEKLGVKIVGKKTSALVFVRKAEAADRALQIKAVSGAATAAAHDAATNVVTVTLAEGAKATDVAAAINGNEATAKVLFARGGSGPQPLVVDQEVALAPFQVPATDPATKAVVQPVHTFNILALSALGQHTKVFDSQILGRSLQWWAFLLLFIGFIIKVPSVPVHTWLPDAHVEAPTPISMILAGVLLKMGGYGILRICYPICPHGGYDLMWVVCILGVVSMVYGAFAALAQKDFKRMVAYSSVSHMGYVLLGIGVWSATAGNLFDPDYWNMGVKGAMFQMIGHGVSSAGMFFMVGIIYDRVHHRNLEEFGGLFGRMPVYTAMAMGLFFAGLGLPALCGFIGEVFVVLSVWKFSMVLAVISAAVVVLTAAYILWALQRVYLGAEYKGPHGDHITPTNARENLIGMTLLFFAILLGVFPQQTVLTYMDKTIDRQVNDLARWTAEVKQPMLDAERTQKAEAKAKAETEKVSVRPLPAIEAPVVAQVNSDS, encoded by the coding sequence ATGGATCCCGCACTGCTGCTACTGTCGCTCATCGTCTTCCTGCCCGTGATTGCGGCGCTCATCATCGCGCTGATTCCTGCCGACCAGGTCGACATGATCCGCTACGTCACGCTCGCAGCCACCGGCGTGGTGCTGGTGCTGTGCGTCATCGGCTTTTTGGGCAATTCGCCCACGGCTTACGACACGGCGGAAGCCCAGATGCAGAACACGTTCAACGTGGCCTGGATTCCCTCGTTCGATATTGAATACCTTATGGGTCTCGATGGCATCAGCTTTCCGCTGGTCATGTTGACCGCCTTCGTCAGCGTGCTCGCGATGGGAGCCAGTTGGTCAATCACCAAATACGTGAAGGGCTACTGCATTCTGTTTCTGCTACTCGAAACGGGCATGCTCGGCGTCTTCATGGCACTCGACTTCTTCCTGTTCTATGTTTTCTGGGAAGTGATGCTGCTGCCGATGTACTTTCTCATCGGTGTGTGGGGTGGTCCCCGCAAGGAATATGCGGCAATCAAGTTCTTCCTCTATACGCTGCTTGGCAGCGTGTTGATGCTCATCGCCATTTTGATGCTCTATTTTGCTGGCGACTTGCAAACCTTGCGTAATGAATACGTGGCTCAACCCGACAGCACGGATCGACCGATTCGTTGGGAGGAACTGCACCTCGGCGATGCGGTCAATGAAAAGTTGGGCGTTAAGATAGTTGGCAAAAAGACCAGCGCTCTGGTTTTCGTCCGAAAAGCTGAAGCGGCCGACCGAGCTCTGCAGATCAAAGCGGTAAGTGGGGCAGCAACCGCCGCTGCCCACGATGCTGCCACCAATGTCGTGACAGTAACCCTTGCCGAGGGTGCAAAAGCAACGGATGTAGCCGCTGCGATTAACGGCAACGAGGCAACCGCGAAGGTTCTCTTTGCCAGAGGTGGGAGTGGGCCGCAGCCCTTGGTTGTCGATCAAGAGGTTGCGCTGGCTCCGTTTCAGGTTCCGGCAACAGATCCTGCCACCAAAGCCGTTGTGCAGCCGGTTCATACGTTTAACATTCTGGCCCTCTCCGCTTTGGGGCAGCATACCAAGGTCTTCGATTCTCAAATTCTCGGGCGCTCGCTGCAATGGTGGGCCTTCCTCTTGCTGTTCATCGGCTTCATCATCAAGGTGCCTTCGGTACCTGTTCACACCTGGTTGCCCGATGCCCACGTCGAAGCTCCGACGCCAATCTCCATGATTTTGGCTGGCGTGCTGTTGAAGATGGGCGGCTACGGCATTCTGCGCATTTGTTATCCCATCTGTCCGCACGGCGGCTACGACCTGATGTGGGTCGTATGCATTCTGGGCGTAGTGAGTATGGTCTATGGTGCCTTCGCCGCGCTGGCTCAAAAAGACTTCAAGCGAATGGTGGCCTATAGCTCGGTCAGCCACATGGGTTACGTGCTACTGGGGATCGGTGTGTGGTCGGCAACAGCCGGCAACCTGTTCGATCCCGATTACTGGAATATGGGCGTCAAAGGCGCGATGTTCCAGATGATTGGCCACGGTGTCAGCTCGGCGGGCATGTTCTTTATGGTCGGCATTATCTACGACCGCGTGCATCACCGAAATCTGGAAGAGTTCGGCGGCCTGTTTGGCCGAATGCCGGTTTACACCGCAATGGCAATGGGCCTGTTCTTTGCTGGTCTTGGTTTGCCCGCGTTGTGCGGATTCATCGGCGAAGTGTTCGTTGTCCTCTCCGTCTGGAAATTCAGCATGGTCCTCGCAGTCATCTCGGCTGCGGTGGTCGTGCTCACCGCCGCCTACATCCTCTGGGCGCTGCAACGTGTTTACCTGGGTGCTGAATACAAGGGCCCGCACGGCGATCACATCACGCCCACCAATGCCCGCGAGAATCTGATCGGCATGACATTGCTCTTCTTCGCGATTCTGCTTGGTGTGTTCCCGCAACAAACCGTGTTGACCTACATGGATAAGACCATCGATCGCCAGGTGAACGACCTCGCTCGTTGGACCGCCGAAGTCAAGCAGCCAATGCTGGATGCCGAGCGGACTCAAAAGGCCGAAGCCAAGGCAAAAGCGGAAACCGAGAAGGTTTCCGTCCGTCCTTTACCAGCCATCGAAGCACCTGTGGTTGCCCAAGTTAACAGCGATTCCTAA
- a CDS encoding NADH-quinone oxidoreductase subunit 5 family protein, whose amino-acid sequence MDVLPYILAAAVLLPLASFFVILLGATWLNLGKAGAFVATGAILGSAVLSFIALLFVWLPNHFPPVDMHGALDSASADAGSDPGHSDAGHDDKNGADHGHSHDDKKTGDHGPSHADAAGHGHDEHEHHSKAVPALTGEYYLLGQFGKLRVTISYYIDSLTLVMFCMVTLIASCIHFYAIGYMHDELHDITDHEVTLSDGSHLRRPGRFPRFFQALSLFCFSMLGLVLAGNIAMVFCFWELVGICSYFLIGFYVERNSASTAANKAFIVNRVGDFGMIIGLLALWSSLGTFAFGDIERVNDQGDKVTERGLFSLVRPEETHHQLQVPTGMVLSDAKNEIAQIVSDHRNVPDGERNAEAEIASRVEGWRSKGFGYWLLVVAGIGIFCGCVGKSAQFPLHVWLPDAMEGPTPVSALVHSATMVAAGVYLVGRFFPVFLPEVLLVIATIGAITLFMAATIAITANDIKRVLAYSTVSQLGYMMLSLGVGGWKAGLMHLITHAFFKSLLFMCSGSVIHAVHTNDMRKMGGLLTKMPVTAITMLIGCLAIAGVGVPFLIGFSGYYSKDMILEQALSFWINNPNVPWSGVFFIAAAGGAAVTAFYMFRMWYMTFVGKPRDAHAYDHAHESPPVMYIPLVILSVFAIAVAWNTSLLGFGAIAAAFFIAKGFNEGWFKGSAAGHGHDAHGHDDHAHGHDDHGHAPVVAKHDAHGHDSHGHGSHSHDDHAHHGGLSLTMPWVLTMLVASLVGGTIFMVVADRSGLVSGLTLGGLLDQSEPLGLHMNMPGVWTRAVWPTEHFAHDPANFSKIVAPATLLATGTWLAGIGLATLMYGLGYLNPADVRKQFSPIYNLLVNKYYFDELYNFIFVQPTLMKARLIAGFDRRYIDGFIDWLGRAVVWFSKKFELIADRGIVDGSINIFAGWTYSTGLSLRSMQTGHLRQYVMFIIVGAIAIFVLISFFWTPLLAR is encoded by the coding sequence ATGGACGTCCTCCCATACATCCTGGCGGCGGCAGTACTCCTGCCCTTGGCGTCGTTCTTCGTCATCCTGCTTGGCGCGACGTGGCTCAACCTGGGCAAAGCGGGTGCCTTTGTGGCGACCGGTGCGATCCTTGGTTCGGCCGTGTTGTCGTTCATTGCTCTGCTGTTCGTGTGGCTCCCCAATCACTTTCCGCCCGTCGATATGCACGGCGCGCTGGATTCGGCCTCTGCCGATGCAGGCTCTGATCCCGGACATTCGGACGCAGGTCACGACGATAAAAATGGCGCTGACCACGGTCACAGCCACGACGACAAGAAGACCGGCGATCATGGGCCCAGTCACGCCGATGCCGCTGGCCACGGGCATGACGAGCACGAACATCACAGCAAGGCGGTCCCCGCGCTAACTGGCGAGTACTATCTGCTCGGGCAGTTCGGCAAGTTGCGCGTCACGATCAGCTATTACATCGACTCGCTCACGCTCGTCATGTTTTGCATGGTCACGCTGATCGCTTCCTGCATTCACTTTTACGCCATCGGCTACATGCACGATGAGTTGCACGATATCACCGATCATGAAGTGACATTGTCCGACGGCAGCCACCTGCGACGCCCGGGGCGTTTCCCGCGGTTCTTTCAAGCGCTGTCACTTTTTTGCTTCAGCATGCTCGGCCTGGTCCTCGCGGGCAACATCGCCATGGTGTTCTGCTTCTGGGAACTGGTTGGTATCTGCTCGTATTTCCTGATCGGTTTTTACGTCGAACGGAACAGCGCGTCGACGGCTGCGAACAAGGCATTCATCGTTAATCGCGTCGGCGATTTCGGCATGATTATTGGGTTGTTGGCTCTTTGGTCCAGCTTGGGCACGTTTGCCTTCGGCGACATCGAAAGAGTGAACGACCAAGGCGATAAGGTCACTGAACGGGGCCTGTTTTCGCTCGTCCGTCCCGAAGAAACTCACCATCAGTTGCAAGTCCCCACCGGCATGGTGCTATCGGACGCAAAAAACGAGATCGCCCAGATCGTTAGCGACCATCGCAACGTGCCAGACGGTGAAAGAAACGCAGAAGCGGAAATCGCTTCCCGCGTTGAGGGCTGGCGAAGCAAGGGCTTCGGCTATTGGCTCCTCGTTGTAGCTGGCATTGGTATTTTCTGCGGCTGCGTGGGCAAGAGTGCCCAGTTCCCGCTGCACGTTTGGTTGCCAGACGCGATGGAAGGCCCGACTCCGGTTTCGGCCCTCGTTCACTCGGCAACGATGGTTGCCGCTGGCGTTTATCTCGTCGGCCGTTTTTTCCCTGTCTTTTTGCCCGAAGTATTGTTGGTCATTGCCACGATCGGCGCGATTACGCTCTTTATGGCCGCTACCATTGCGATCACCGCGAATGACATCAAACGCGTGCTCGCTTATTCCACGGTTAGCCAACTTGGCTACATGATGCTTTCGCTGGGCGTTGGCGGTTGGAAAGCCGGCCTGATGCACTTAATCACCCACGCCTTCTTCAAAAGCTTGCTCTTCATGTGTTCAGGTTCGGTCATTCACGCCGTGCATACGAATGACATGCGGAAGATGGGCGGCCTGCTCACCAAGATGCCGGTCACGGCAATCACCATGTTGATTGGCTGTCTCGCCATCGCTGGCGTGGGTGTCCCGTTCCTGATCGGTTTCAGCGGTTACTATTCGAAGGACATGATCCTCGAGCAAGCCCTGTCATTCTGGATCAATAACCCGAATGTTCCCTGGTCGGGCGTATTTTTCATCGCTGCTGCCGGTGGTGCCGCCGTTACTGCGTTCTACATGTTTCGCATGTGGTACATGACGTTCGTCGGCAAGCCTCGCGATGCCCACGCTTACGATCACGCTCACGAATCGCCCCCAGTGATGTACATTCCGCTGGTGATTCTGTCGGTGTTTGCCATTGCCGTGGCTTGGAATACTAGCTTGCTCGGCTTTGGTGCGATCGCCGCGGCCTTCTTCATCGCCAAGGGGTTCAACGAAGGTTGGTTCAAAGGTTCGGCTGCTGGCCATGGGCACGACGCACACGGCCACGATGACCATGCTCACGGGCATGACGACCACGGCCATGCTCCGGTCGTGGCCAAGCATGATGCGCATGGCCATGATTCCCACGGTCATGGCTCCCACAGCCACGACGATCACGCCCACCACGGCGGACTATCGCTCACGATGCCGTGGGTGCTCACGATGTTGGTCGCCTCGCTCGTGGGAGGTACGATCTTCATGGTAGTTGCCGATAGGAGCGGCTTGGTTAGCGGCTTGACGCTCGGCGGCTTGCTCGATCAATCGGAGCCCCTTGGCTTGCACATGAATATGCCGGGCGTCTGGACCAGAGCAGTCTGGCCAACCGAGCATTTTGCTCACGATCCGGCCAACTTCAGCAAGATTGTGGCCCCGGCCACTTTACTCGCTACCGGTACTTGGCTCGCGGGCATTGGCCTGGCCACGCTCATGTACGGTTTGGGTTATCTCAATCCGGCCGACGTGCGCAAGCAATTCTCGCCGATCTATAACCTGCTGGTAAATAAGTATTACTTCGACGAGTTGTATAACTTCATCTTCGTGCAACCCACCCTGATGAAAGCCCGTTTGATTGCCGGCTTCGATCGTCGCTACATCGATGGTTTCATCGATTGGCTCGGGCGCGCGGTGGTCTGGTTCTCAAAGAAGTTCGAGTTGATTGCCGATCGCGGCATTGTCGATGGCAGCATCAATATTTTCGCCGGCTGGACGTATTCGACGGGGCTCAGCCTGCGGTCGATGCAAACCGGTCACCTGCGGCAATATGTGATGTTTATCATCGTGGGTGCCATCGCCATTTTCGTGTTGATCAGCTTTTTCTGGACGCCCCTCCTGGCTCGCTAA
- the nuoK gene encoding NADH-quinone oxidoreductase subunit NuoK — MNPLADPISVSHYLAVGAVLFVLGVVCMATKRNALGVLMGIELVLNGANLNFVAFGSKYLRDDTLGLDGELMALFVIVLAAAEAAVALAIALNFYNNHATIDVDSADELKG, encoded by the coding sequence ATGAATCCGCTGGCTGATCCCATTTCGGTTTCCCATTACCTGGCGGTCGGTGCCGTGCTGTTTGTGCTCGGCGTCGTCTGCATGGCCACCAAACGCAACGCGCTGGGTGTGCTGATGGGCATTGAATTGGTCCTGAACGGTGCGAACTTGAATTTTGTCGCGTTCGGCAGCAAGTACCTGCGTGACGATACGCTTGGCCTCGATGGCGAGTTGATGGCGCTGTTCGTGATCGTACTGGCAGCGGCTGAAGCGGCGGTCGCCCTCGCGATTGCCCTGAACTTTTACAACAATCACGCGACGATCGACGTCGATTCTGCAGACGAGTTGAAGGGCTAA
- a CDS encoding NADH-quinone oxidoreductase subunit J family protein produces MTLLAADLLNWHTVTFLFFALLACGFGAAVLATSNIVRMAFYLTLCLGAISGLFFLAGAEFVGAMQLMIYVGGTLVLLIFGVMLTAQERFINMKTGAGEWVLGLIVGGSLLLLLLRAGFSIDSWNPPTLKEGEVVVARRIEIADSRTSTPIGLALSGIRVEKLSEPSELRRRGMVGYMLPFVIVSMHLLTVLIGAGYMARTKRVRTGRVLEAPARTTAPDRKMPLSIVGGIVSGVLTNLYLIFSTIMFMAGKVPLPTGGKVGEWTKSFVAGVDALPDWIFPVLVLTFLANIGLLIVVYYWQRWGLVGLMLVPLAQLLFLTNAGVGVGLAALLALSMLIPAVLLIFLCVATGRPTPWSQMD; encoded by the coding sequence ATGACCCTGCTTGCTGCTGACTTGCTGAACTGGCACACCGTCACGTTCCTGTTCTTCGCGCTCCTCGCCTGCGGCTTCGGGGCAGCTGTGCTTGCCACGAGCAACATCGTGCGGATGGCCTTTTATCTTACGCTTTGTTTGGGTGCCATCTCTGGTCTGTTTTTTCTCGCCGGCGCTGAATTCGTCGGTGCCATGCAACTCATGATCTATGTCGGCGGCACGCTGGTGCTGCTGATCTTCGGCGTCATGCTCACCGCGCAAGAACGCTTCATCAACATGAAGACCGGCGCTGGCGAATGGGTACTGGGTCTGATTGTTGGCGGTTCGCTGCTGCTGTTGTTGCTGCGGGCTGGCTTTAGCATCGATAGTTGGAATCCCCCGACGCTGAAAGAAGGCGAAGTGGTTGTCGCGCGGCGGATTGAAATTGCCGACTCGCGTACGAGCACACCGATTGGCTTGGCTCTCTCTGGCATTCGGGTCGAAAAGCTGAGTGAACCGAGCGAATTGCGTCGTCGCGGCATGGTCGGCTATATGCTGCCCTTCGTCATTGTCTCGATGCACTTGCTCACCGTGCTAATTGGTGCTGGCTATATGGCCCGCACCAAGCGAGTGAGAACCGGGCGAGTGCTTGAGGCCCCTGCTCGTACAACTGCACCTGATCGCAAAATGCCGCTCTCGATTGTCGGCGGCATTGTTTCTGGCGTCCTCACCAACTTGTACCTGATTTTCTCCACGATCATGTTCATGGCGGGCAAAGTTCCGCTCCCGACCGGCGGCAAAGTCGGCGAATGGACGAAGTCGTTCGTGGCTGGCGTCGATGCTTTGCCAGATTGGATTTTTCCCGTGCTTGTGTTGACCTTTTTGGCCAACATTGGGCTCCTAATCGTCGTTTATTACTGGCAGCGGTGGGGGCTTGTCGGCCTCATGCTTGTGCCGCTCGCACAGTTGTTGTTTTTGACGAACGCCGGCGTGGGTGTTGGCCTGGCAGCGCTCCTGGCGCTCTCCATGCTCATCCCCGCTGTTCTGCTCATTTTTCTCTGCGTGGCCACGGGACGTCCCACTCCCTGGTCGCAAATGGATTAG
- the nuoH gene encoding NADH-quinone oxidoreductase subunit NuoH yields the protein MAKFINSEILDWIASWFGGTVGPDNFWGYAIAAIVHIALLIQVVAVGALIFIWLERKVAGRIQDRLGPTRVGGKFGWLQTLADGIKLITKEDLTPKDADVMLFKLAPYVSFAAGFTAYMVLPFANGWSATEVNVGVFFFVAILGLEVFGVILAGYASGSKWSLFGGMREAAQVVSYEVPMGMCIVVPVLILGTMNLSTMGNQQDGWFTNWLIFNDPFTFLLFWVYFTCAIASVNRAPFDLAEAESELVAGFHTEYSGLRWSFFFMAEYGSMFSVSVLAAILFFGGWNGPIPLFSEILPAITGLEWAYKPGETEWRLTGFLAQVGGVHNIILKATLFVTIMMWVRWTLPRLRIDQVLTTCLKYCVPLAAFCFLGAVTWQLNAWPSICQLIPGPHQYTWTSPGRASVALETQKRPWFPAASTRGQWIGRAGVRESWVLEPQSTVADKQVEPAQEAAPAAVKTTQMTENPKSNAEVSLLSSPEVAR from the coding sequence GTGGCCAAGTTCATCAATTCTGAAATCCTCGATTGGATCGCCAGCTGGTTTGGCGGGACCGTCGGTCCCGATAACTTCTGGGGATATGCGATCGCTGCGATCGTTCATATCGCCCTGCTGATCCAGGTCGTCGCTGTCGGCGCACTCATTTTTATCTGGCTCGAACGTAAAGTAGCCGGCCGCATTCAGGACCGCCTTGGTCCCACGCGGGTCGGTGGCAAGTTCGGCTGGCTGCAGACATTGGCTGACGGCATCAAGCTGATTACGAAGGAAGACCTGACGCCCAAAGACGCGGACGTGATGCTCTTCAAGCTGGCGCCATATGTAAGTTTTGCGGCCGGTTTCACCGCCTATATGGTTTTGCCGTTCGCCAATGGCTGGTCGGCGACCGAAGTCAACGTTGGCGTGTTTTTCTTCGTGGCAATTCTCGGGCTGGAAGTCTTCGGCGTGATCCTCGCCGGTTATGCTTCGGGCTCGAAGTGGTCGCTGTTCGGCGGCATGCGTGAAGCGGCCCAGGTTGTTAGTTACGAAGTGCCGATGGGCATGTGCATCGTCGTTCCGGTGCTGATTCTCGGTACTATGAACTTGAGCACCATGGGCAATCAGCAAGACGGTTGGTTTACCAACTGGCTGATTTTTAATGACCCCTTCACCTTCCTGTTGTTCTGGGTCTATTTCACCTGTGCCATTGCCAGCGTGAATCGCGCACCTTTCGACCTGGCGGAAGCAGAGAGCGAGTTGGTTGCCGGTTTCCATACGGAGTACTCGGGCCTCCGCTGGAGCTTCTTTTTCATGGCAGAATACGGCTCGATGTTCTCCGTCAGCGTACTGGCCGCGATCTTGTTTTTCGGTGGCTGGAACGGACCGATTCCGCTGTTCAGTGAGATTCTGCCAGCGATTACTGGCCTCGAATGGGCTTACAAGCCTGGTGAAACCGAGTGGCGTTTGACCGGCTTCCTGGCCCAAGTCGGCGGTGTTCACAATATCATTCTCAAGGCGACCCTGTTCGTCACGATCATGATGTGGGTTCGCTGGACTTTGCCTCGTCTGCGTATCGACCAGGTTCTCACGACCTGCTTGAAGTATTGCGTTCCGTTAGCTGCTTTTTGCTTCCTGGGCGCGGTGACCTGGCAGTTGAACGCCTGGCCATCCATCTGCCAGTTGATTCCAGGGCCGCACCAATACACCTGGACTAGCCCCGGTCGCGCGAGCGTGGCTCTTGAAACGCAGAAGCGTCCGTGGTTCCCCGCGGCAAGTACGCGTGGACAGTGGATCGGCCGCGCCGGCGTTCGCGAAAGCTGGGTACTGGAACCCCAGTCAACTGTTGCCGATAAGCAGGTCGAACCTGCCCAAGAAGCCGCACCGGCTGCCGTCAAAACTACTCAAATGACTGAGAATCCAAAGTCCAATGCCGAAGTCAGCTTGCTTTCGAGCCCGGAGGTGGCCCGATGA
- a CDS encoding TIM barrel protein, giving the protein MTTFSRRQFVQASAALTAGGLLAKGFANSAQAAEKAPAANKEDAALAFGLVTYMWGADWDVPTLLENCKKSQVLGVELRTTHAHKVEPTLNEQQRGEVQAKFADAGVTIVGIGSNERYDHPDPAKLKAAIDATKDFIRLSHDIGGSGVKVKPDTFHKDIPHEKTIEQIGKTLNELGEYATGFGQQIRLEVHGQCAELPTIKAIMDIATDENVFVCWNSNPTDLKGDGLVHNFNLVRKRFGSTVHIHELESKEYPHADLFKLLVDSGYVGWLLLEAASKPADRVAALTEQKKLFDQMVAKAKA; this is encoded by the coding sequence ATGACCACATTCTCCCGTCGCCAATTCGTCCAGGCATCAGCCGCTCTGACTGCAGGGGGCCTGCTCGCCAAGGGGTTTGCAAATTCCGCACAGGCAGCCGAGAAAGCCCCAGCTGCCAACAAAGAAGACGCCGCCCTGGCCTTCGGTCTCGTTACCTACATGTGGGGTGCTGACTGGGATGTGCCAACCTTGCTAGAGAACTGCAAGAAGTCGCAAGTCCTGGGTGTGGAGCTTCGCACGACGCACGCCCATAAGGTGGAACCGACTCTCAACGAACAGCAGCGGGGCGAAGTGCAGGCGAAGTTCGCCGACGCCGGCGTAACCATCGTTGGCATCGGCAGCAACGAGCGCTATGACCATCCCGATCCAGCCAAGCTCAAAGCGGCCATCGACGCCACCAAGGACTTCATTCGTCTCAGTCACGATATTGGCGGCAGCGGCGTGAAGGTGAAGCCTGATACCTTCCACAAGGACATTCCGCACGAAAAAACCATCGAACAAATCGGTAAGACGCTCAATGAACTGGGCGAATACGCTACCGGCTTCGGCCAGCAAATTCGCCTGGAAGTACATGGCCAGTGCGCGGAACTGCCAACCATCAAAGCCATCATGGATATTGCCACCGACGAAAACGTCTTCGTCTGCTGGAACAGCAACCCAACCGACCTGAAGGGTGACGGTCTGGTCCACAACTTCAATCTCGTTCGCAAGCGCTTCGGCTCCACCGTTCACATTCACGAACTCGAATCGAAAGAATACCCGCACGCCGATCTTTTCAAGCTCCTGGTCGACAGCGGCTACGTCGGCTGGCTCCTGCTCGAAGCGGCCAGCAAGCCCGCCGATCGCGTCGCTGCGCTGACCGAACAGAAGAAGTTGTTCGACCAAATGGTGGCTAAAGCGAAGGCTTAA
- a CDS encoding alpha/beta hydrolase family protein, whose protein sequence is MAGIRRIIVCASLCLLTSVGLAAEPASKAELWKKIEPFTKPPAEFAGQRGEYRSPLLFSNGEQAKTPEDWQRRRKEIAAKWHERLGAWPPLVEKPKVEKLETVSREGYTQHHVRVQISPDGKQADGYLLIPAGTGPFPAVFVPFYEPQTSIGEGAKGRGTHDYGLQLVKRGFVTLSIGTPGGVEKIWLDTRQLLTEAGDEQGRQPLTLLAYVAANCHTALAQMPEVDPQRIGVIGLSYGGKWSMFASCLHQPFACAVWSDPGIVFNEKNSNVNYWEPWYLGYEPNAKRKAGVPSETNPRTGLYKRMKDAGEDLVDLHALMAPRPVLVSGGTEDPPRNWIPLQHLTEINERLGQPNRVAMSARKTHVPTADALQLELDFLEYWLKYGLK, encoded by the coding sequence GTGGCTGGCATTCGACGAATCATTGTGTGTGCGTCTTTGTGCTTGCTCACCTCAGTGGGTCTCGCTGCCGAGCCCGCAAGCAAAGCTGAGTTGTGGAAAAAGATCGAGCCTTTCACTAAGCCGCCAGCGGAGTTCGCCGGACAACGGGGGGAGTATCGTTCGCCGCTGTTATTTAGCAACGGCGAGCAAGCGAAGACTCCGGAGGATTGGCAGCGCCGACGCAAGGAAATTGCTGCGAAGTGGCACGAGCGACTCGGTGCCTGGCCGCCCCTCGTTGAGAAACCGAAAGTCGAAAAACTAGAAACGGTCTCGCGCGAGGGCTACACGCAGCATCACGTGCGCGTGCAAATTTCGCCGGACGGCAAGCAGGCCGATGGCTACTTGTTGATTCCTGCGGGAACTGGTCCCTTTCCCGCGGTCTTCGTCCCGTTCTACGAACCGCAGACTAGTATTGGCGAAGGAGCAAAAGGGCGGGGCACGCACGACTACGGCCTGCAATTGGTGAAGCGCGGCTTTGTCACACTCTCCATCGGCACGCCCGGCGGCGTTGAGAAGATCTGGCTCGATACACGGCAACTCCTCACCGAAGCGGGTGACGAACAGGGACGCCAACCGCTGACGTTGCTCGCTTATGTCGCTGCCAATTGTCACACGGCTCTCGCTCAGATGCCGGAAGTCGATCCGCAGCGAATCGGCGTGATCGGGCTCTCGTACGGCGGCAAATGGTCGATGTTCGCGTCGTGCCTCCATCAGCCCTTTGCTTGTGCGGTTTGGTCAGACCCGGGCATTGTCTTCAACGAGAAGAACTCCAACGTCAATTATTGGGAGCCCTGGTACCTCGGGTACGAACCCAACGCCAAGCGCAAGGCCGGAGTTCCTTCCGAGACCAATCCGCGCACCGGCCTCTATAAGCGAATGAAAGATGCCGGCGAAGATCTCGTCGACCTGCACGCGCTCATGGCGCCGCGGCCGGTGCTTGTCTCCGGCGGCACCGAAGATCCGCCCCGCAATTGGATTCCGCTGCAACACCTGACCGAAATAAATGAACGACTCGGCCAGCCAAATCGCGTCGCTATGTCAGCTCGCAAGACGCATGTTCCAACTGCGGACGCACTGCAATTGGAACTCGATTTTCTGGAATACTGGTTGAAGTATGGCTTGAAGTAG